The genomic DNA GAGCGGTGGCGCGATGATGGTGCGCGGGGCGGTGTTCGGCCGGCGCGACGGGGCGCCCTGGTTCCGCGCAACCTGGCACGCGGTCTTTGAACGGGTCGAAAGCCTGCCCGAGTAGGGCGATCAGCGGCGCAGACGGCCGGCGAGATCCACCCGCGTACGCAACGCATGCAGCTCCTCGGCGGTAGGCGGTTCGGTCTCCGGCAGCGAGGGTGGGATTACCAGTTCGAAGCCGGTGTTCGCGCGCACCGCATCGACGCTGACGCCTGGATGCACCGAGCGCAGGCGCATCCGTTTGGTTTCTTCCTCGAAGTCCATCACGCACAGCGGCGTGACGACGTATTTGGGCCCGCCGCCCGGAAGCCCGCGCTTGCGCCGAGCGTCGGCCCCGCCGTTGCCCCATCCGAAGGCGCTTACATAGTCGCATCGCTCGACCAGCACGCGCGGGCTGTGGTTGTTGAGCACGATGTAGTAGCGGCCGACGTGGGTGCTGAGCGAGGGCGTGCCGACCGAGCCCGGCCCGCGGAACTTGAGCCGGAGGTGGTCCGGCCCGATACCGATCAGGTTGGTATTGCCGAAGCGGTCAACCTGAATGCCGCCGATGAAGAAGACGTGATTGCTCCAGTCCTTGACGCGGTCGAAGCGGTGGCCAGTGTCGCTGTACGATTCGGCCCATCGCACCACCCGCCGGTCCCATCCGAAGGCCGGCATCGGGATCGTCTCCAGATGGGCGACGTTCATCCGCGCGCCGAGGAAGACGAGTTCCATGTTGGGGCCATGAGTGAGATGCGCCAGGCGCACCGCCGCCTCCGCCACCGGCATCGCGACGCCCACGCGCAGCACCTCGCCGTCGCGCAGGTCGCGCGCCAGGAAGATCGCCATCAGTTCCTGCACGCCGTATTCGTTCGCCATAACACCCTCACGCCGTACGCACGCGCGATATCGTTCCGTCGGGCGCAATCTGCACCCGCGCCATGTAGCGCTCGGGAAAGCGCTTGCTGAACGCGAAGCCGAAGATCAGCAGCGCCGTCGGGATCAGAAAGCCCGGCACCAGTTTGCCGAAATTGCCGCCGAGCGCCGCGCCGATCGCGGCGAAGCCGACGTTGACGGTGAACAGGCCGGCCCAGAAGAAGGCCAGGATCCAGTTGATCCGATGGAACAGTGGATTGTCCCAGAACTCAGGCGGCGACTGCTCGCGCGCGTAGGCCAGTGTGAACGGCCTGCCGAGTGCGATCGAGCCCCACGCGGCAAGCGCGAAGAACGACCAGATCACGACGACGTGGTAGATCGAAAACGCCGCCGAGCGCAGCCCAACCTTCACGATCGCCGCCGCCACGAAGTAGGCGAGTGTCGTCCAGTCCATCAGCTTGACCGTCGTGCGACGGGCCAGCGTCGCCAGATAGATCAGGCACAGAAACGCGCCGCCGATCGTCGCCGCCGCCCAGTGGTTGCCGCCCGCCGCCACGCCGTAGAGCACCCACGGCGCCAGCGCGAGCGCGAACAGGAGCCATCCGTTCGTCGATTTTTGCGCTTCCGCCACGCGCGACCTCCTCAGTATTCGTGGAGTTCCAGCAAACGTTTCAGCCCGATGGTTTCCAGGTACTGGACGAGGCCCGCCGGACGGCAACAATAGCGCTCTAAGTAGGCGTCGAGCGCCGCGCGTTCGCCATGAGCGGCGGCGTCGGCGGCTTCGAGATAGCCGCGCAGATGGGGGCCGTCGGTGACGTAAAAGCCGCGGCTGTAAAACGGATGGGCGCCGAAAGGCGCGCGCACGATCGCGGCGGCTGCCGCGATCGTCGTCGCCCACGGGTCGGAACGAATTTCCTCGTTGCTGATAATCTGCTCGACTTGGACGACCGTGCGGTCCGCGGCGCGGTACTGGAAAAGGTCGAGCCATCCAGGGCCGCCCAGATGGCGTACGTTACCGTAAGCGTCGGCGGCCGCCGCGTGCAGCAGTGTTACGTCGGGCTTGATCGGCGGCACCGCGATCAGTTCCTCGCCGCCGATCGGATCGCGGAAGAGCTTGAGGTCGGGATTGACCTCGGGCAACGAAGTGCCGACGCCGGCGCGCCACGGCAGGAAGGGGAGATTCTGCGCCGCCGCCTGGAGCGCCGCGCATACGATTCCCTCCTCGCACTCCCAGACCTCGATTTCGCCGCGCTCGGCCGCGCGCCGGAACGACGGCATCACCGGCACACCCGGTCCCCCGCCGGCGTAATAGCTGACCGTCTTGCGCACGCATCCGGCGGCGATCAGCATGTCGAGCGCAAAGCCGCTGGCGACCACCGTCAACCCGCGCACACGGCGGCGGATTATCTGGCGCACCAGCCCCATCGGCGGCGGGTCGCCGATCGCGACCGTCATTCCGTCTTCGACCCAGGATGCGGCCTGATGCTCGTCGAGGATGCGCTCGGTGCGTCTGGTATTCATCGCGCGGCCCCTCCCGCCGGCGCTCCGGCGGTCCTACTGTGATCCGATCGGCGGGCGCGCGGCAAGGCCCGCGCAGCTAACAGTCGGCGCCCGCACTTTAGTAGGATGCGGACCGGCGATCGCATCCTGAACGCAGGAGAGAGAGGGCGATGAGCAAATTCGAGGAGTATCAGAACAAGTACCGGCACGTTCGGATGGAGCGGCGCGACGGCATCCTCCAGATGACGCTGCACAGCGGCGGCGGCCCGCTGCGCTGGGGCGGCCCGCCGCACGAGGAGCTCTCCTACGCCTTTTACGACGTCGCCCGCGACTACGAAAACCGCTGCGTGATCATCACCGGCACCGGCGAGGCGTTCTGCGCCGAGATCGACCTTGGCGGCGGGCGCGGCGCGCCGGTCGGCAAGACCGCCAGCGGCGAGCCCGCGCCGCCCCCGACGGCAGGCGTGCGCTCGACCACTTGGGATCACATCTATAATGACGCCAAGTACCTTTTGATGAATCATCTCGCGATCGAGGTGCCGATGATCGCCGCGGTCAACGGTCCGGCGCTGATCCACGCCGAGCTCGCCGTGCTGTGCGACGTCGTTATCGCCGCCGAGGAGGCGGCCTTCCAGGACGCGCCGCACTTTCCCAACGGCATCGTCCCCGGCGACGGCGTCCACGTCGTTTGGCCGCTGGTGCTGGGACCCAATCGCGGACGCTACTTCCTGCTCACCGGACAGAAGCTCTCCGCGCGCGAAGCACTGGAGCTGGGCGTGGTGAGCGAGGTGATGCCGCGCGAGCGCCTGCTCCCGCGCGCATGGGAACTGGCGGAGCTGATCGTCGCCAAGCCCAAGCTCACCGTGCGTTATGCGCGCGTCGCAATCACCCAGCAGCTCAAGCGCCTGATGCTCGACAATCTCGGCTACGGGCTGGCGCTCGAAGGGCTGGGCGCAGCCGCGGCATGGCCGGGCGCGAAAGGCTGAGGCGCAGGCGGCGCGCAGTCGCCGCCCTAAGCGGCGGCGCGGGAATTCTGCGACGTATTCAATTTCGGGGGAGACGCGATGATCTACGAACTGCGGACCTACACCCTCGTGCTCGGCGGCACCCGCGAGTACGAGGAGATCACGAAGAACGAGCTGCTGCCGATCCTCGCCGAGTACGGGCTCAAGCCGGTTGGCTACTGGCACACCGAGATCGGGCCGCTCAACGAACTGGTCCATCTGTGGGCTTTCAACGACCTCAACGAGCGCCAGCAGAAATGGGCGGCGTGGGGGCGCGACCCGCGCCGCGCGGCGATCGTGCCGCGGCTGCGCGCGCTGGTCGTAAGCCAGAGCAACAAGATCATGTCGCCGGCGGAGTTCTCGCCGCTACAATAACGCCGGGCGCGCGGCCGACCCGCTCGCGGGGTTTAGATCGAATCGACCGTGCCGCTTTGACAGGAGCAACTATGGAACTGGGACTCTTCCTGATGCCGTCGCATCCGCCCGAACGCGATTTGATGGCCGGGCAACAATGGGACCTCGCCGTGCTCCGCGCGGCCGACCGCCTGGGCTACAGCGAGGCGTGGATCGGCGAACACTTCACCTCGCCATGGGAACCTAATCCCGCGCCCGACCTGCTGATCGCGCAGGCGCTAAAGGAGACCAGCCGGATCAAGCTCGCCCCAGGTGCCCATCTGCTGCCCTTCCATCACCCGGCCGAGCTCGCCTGCCGGGTTGCCTTCATGGACCATCTGGCGCAGGGCCGCTACATGCTCGGCATCGGCGCGAGCGGCCTGCCGAGCGACTGGCAGCTCTTTTCCGTTGACGGCTTCGGGATGCAGACACGGGAGATGACGCGCGAGTCGCTCGCCATCATGCTCAAGGTCTGGGAGAGCGACGGCGGGCTGGAATATAAGGGCAAGTACTGGAGCGTCAACGTGCCGGGCCCGATGCTGCGCACGCTGCGCCACCATCTCAAACCCTTCCAGAAGCCGCATCCGCCGATCGGCATCGCCGGGCTCAGCCCCGGTTCCGAGACGCTCAAGCTCGCCGGCGAGCACGGCTTCATCCCGCTCAGCCTCAACATGAGTCCGGGCTACGTCGCCACCCACTGGGAGGCGGTGGTCGAGGGCGCGCGGCGCACGGGGCGGCGGCCGCGCCGGCGCGACTGGCGCATCGTGCGCGAGATCTTCGTCGCCGAGACCGACGCCGAAGCCCATCGTCACTGCGTCAAGAGCATGATGGGCCGGATGATGCGCGAGTATCTGCTGCCGCTGATGGCGGATTTCCAGTTCACGAAGTTTCTCAAGGACGATCCCTCGGTGCCAGACGACGCGGTCACGCCCGAGTACCTGGTCGATCACGGATGGCTGGTCGGATCGCCGCGCACGGTGCGCGACAAGCTCGCGCGGATGTACAAGGACCTCGGCGGCTTCGGCACCCTGCTGCTGTTCACCTTCGACTATGCCGACAACCCCGAGCCATGGTTCAACTCGATGCGTCTGCTGGCCGAGGAGGTTCTGCCGCACTTTCGCGAACTGGACCCCGACAGCAATCAGACCGCGCGCGCGGAGGGGCAGCGAAGGACCGTCTGATGGCCGAGTACAGCATCAGGGACAAGGTCGCGATCGTCGGCCTTGGCGAAACCACATACTACAAGCGCGGCCAGGCGCCGGTCAGCGAATTCCAGCTCGCCTGCGAGGCGATCCTCAAGGCGGTCGCCGACGCCGGGCTCAAGGTCACCGACCTCGACGGCTTCGCCTCCTACAGCAACGATCGCAACGATGCGGCGCGCCTGGCGACCGCGCTGGGGCTCCCGCACTACGCGTGGGCGAGCATGGTATGGGGCGGCGGGGGCGGCGGTGGCTCGGGTGCGGTGGCGCACGCGGCGGCCGCGGTGGCGGCGGGCTATGCGAAGTACGTGGTGGTTTTCCGCGCGCTCGCGCAGGGGCAGTTCGGCCGCTTCGGCCAGGCGGCGCCGGTCAACTCGATCTCCGGCCCCGCCGCCTACGCCTGGCCCTACGGGCTGTTCGTGCCCGCGCAATGGGTGGCGCTGCGCGTGCGCCGCTTCATGCACGAGCATCGCATGACCCAGGACGCGCTTGCTGCGGTGGTGCTCGCGGATTACCACCACGCGCAGCGCAATCCGCGCGCCGTGATGTACGGCCGGCCGCTCACTCGCGAGCAGTACGACAAGTCACGATGGATCGTCGAACCGTTTCATCTCTACGACTGCTGCATGGAGAACGACGGTGCCGCCGCGCTCATCCTGACCACCGCCGAGCGCGCGCGCGATCTCAAACAGAAGCCAGTGTACGTGATGGCGGCTGCGCAGGGCGCGCCCCAGCGCGCGGCCGCCGCGGCCGAAAACTCCACCGACTACGCCTCCTCGCACTTCAAGACGCTCGCGCCGCGGCTATACGAGATGGCGGGGATCGGACCCAAGGACGTTGACGTCGTGCAGATGTACGAGCACTTCAGCGGCGCGGTGCCGATAAGCCTGGTCGAGCACGGCTTCTGCGAGCCCGACGGCGTGATGGAGCTGTGCACCTTCGAGAACCTGACCGCGCCCACCGGCAAGCTCCCGCTCAACACCAGCGGCGGCAATATCGCCGAGTGCTACATGCACGGGCTCGAGCTGGTCAACGAGGCGGTGCGCCAGTGCCGCGGGACTTCGACCTCGCAGGTGCCCGACGCGAAGATCGCGCTGGTGGCGTCGGGTCCGATGGTCTCGCCGGTCAGCGACCTCATCGTGCACGGCTAGCGTGGTACCTGCGTGTGCAACGAAGGTCGTCATCCTGAGCGGAGCGGGTCCGCGAGCGCAGTCGAAGGATCTCGCGCGGCGTCTTCGGAGGCGCGTGATTTGCCAGAGGTTTGAGGAACGCACCGATGGTTGAGAAATCGCCGTTCTACCTGCCGGCCGGATTGCCCGCGCCCAAACCGCAACGCGACGGGATGGACAAGGGATTCTGGGAGGCGCTGCGCCGCCATGAACTGGTGGTCCAGCGCTGCAAGGCTTGCCGTACGTTTCAGCACGGCCCGGAATGGATCTGCCACAACTGCCACGGCGGCGAGCTGGAATGGCATCGCGTCTCCGGGCGCGGCCGGCTCTACTCGTGGGTGCGCTCGTGGAACCCGGTGCATCCGGCGCTCAAGGAGGCCGGGCCGTACATCATCGCGGTGGTCGAGCTTGCGGAGGCGGGCGGCGTGCGGATGGTCGGCAATCTGCTCGGCGACCCGATGCAGGACGCGCCGTTCGACGCCGAGGTCGAGGCGGTCTTCGAGGATCGCCCCGGCGCTACGCTGGTCCAATGGCGGCTGGTGAACGGGTGAACGCTTTGCTTTGTCATGCTCGTGCTCGGGTCCGACGCGCGCCAGAAATCCCGGATTCCGGCAGTGGGGCGGGTTTCCCGGTCCGCCCACGCCTAACGACGGTTGTTACGAAGGCGGCGGCCGACGCAGCGCTAGTGAGCACCCAATCGGGCGGAGCAGATCTTCACTCGCGCCACCACGGATAGCTCTTCGGCATGTCCTTGGACGGGCGGCCGGGGAATTCGGGGCGCCGCTTTTCCATAAACGCGCGTACGCCCTCCTTGACGTCGGCGCCGGCGCCGAGCTCGCGCGTCAGCGGATAGTCAACGTCCAGCGCCGCCATCGGATGAGGCGCCGCGGAGAGACGCCACAGCATCTGGCGCGTCAGCGCGATCGATACCGGCGCGGTCTCGGCGGCGATCTCCTCGGCGAGCGAGCGCGCGGCCCCCATCAGCGCCTCGGGCGCCGCGAGCTCGCTCACGAGGCCGCCCTTGAGCGCCTCGTCGGCATCGAAGATGCGCCCCGAGTAGCACCATCGCAGGGCCTGGCTGATTCCCACGATCCGCGGCAGGAACCACGCGCTGCCCGCCTCGGGCACCAGTCCGCGCCGCGAGAAGACGAAACCGAAGCGCGCGTTGCTCGACGCAATCCGGATGTCCATCGGCAGCGCGAGGGTGATGCCGACGCCGACCGCGGCGCCGTTGATTGCGGCGATCGAAGGCTTGCGGCAGTTGAAGATGCGCATGATGAAGCTCTGGCGGCGATCGCCGCGCTCGCCGCCGAGCGCCGCGCTGCTCCCCGCCGAGGTGTCGAAGGTGTTCGCGCCGCCCGAGAGGTCGGCGCCGGCGCAGAAGCCGCGCCCCGCGCCGGTTACGATTACGGCGCGGACCGCGTCGTCCTCGTCGGCGCGGCGAAAGGCGTCGGCGAGTTCGGCGCCCATCGTCGCCGTGTATGCGTTGAGCTTGTCCGGGCGGTTGAGCGTCACGGTCAGGATCGGACCGTCGACTTCGTAGAGAATCTGTTCGTAGTTCATCGCTTCGTTCTCCGAACCCGTTCGATGCGCGCGGGTTCAGCGGCCGGCGGGGCGCGGACCGGCGACCACGCGCTCGTCGTGCAGCCGCGCGATCTGGCTCGCGCTCATCCCCAGAACCTCGGCCAGCACCTCGTCGGTATGCTCGCCGAGCAGCGGCGCGCGTCGCACCGGCACCCGCGGCACCGCCGAGAAGTAAAGCGGCGAGCCCGGCATAAGGTACTTGCCCACCCCGGGATGCTCCAGCTCGACGAAGATCGGGTTGGCCGTCGAGCATCGCGGGTCCTCGGTGACCAGTTGGCGGAACGTCTGATACGGGCCCCACGACACGTTGGTGCCGGCAAAGATCTCGCGGATTGCGGCGAGGTCGCGCGAGGCGAACCAGGGCCGCAGCATCGCCGCGATCAGGTCGCGCGCCTGGAAGCGTCCGCTTTGCGTGCTCAGATCGTGGCCGGTGGCGTGCTCGATGTCACGGCAGACCTTCTCGATGCCGGTCGCTTCGACCAGCGCGTTCCATTGGCGCGCGGTCAGCGCAACCACCATCACGCGCCGCCCGTCGCGGGTCTCGAAGTCGTGGCCGAAGGCGCCGTAGAGGTAGTTGCCGTCCTTGGGCTGATCGCGGCCGCCGAGCTGCGCCTCGGCGATTCTCCCCAGGTTGCCGACCGCGGCGAACGCTACGTCGGATAGCGATAGATTGATGAGCTGGCCTTGCCCGCTCATCCGACGGTGGCGCTCGGCGGCGAGCAAGCCGACCGCGGCCAGTGTGCCGAGCGCGATATCCCATGCGGGGAGCACGCTGTTGAGCGGCTCGGCGAGGTTGCGCGGCCCGGTCGCCCAGGGAAAGCCGGTCGCCGGATTGACGGTGTAGTCGACTTCGCTGGTGCCGTCGGGATTTCCGGTCAACGCTGCCATCACGAGATCGTGGCGATGCTTCGCCAGTGCCTCGTAGGAGAGCCATCCGCGCGCAGGGAAGTTGGTCAGGAACAACCCCGCGTTTTCGCCCGGCGCGGTGATGAGCGCGGTTGCGAGTTCGCGCCCCTTGGGCGAGCCGAGATCGATTTGGATCGAGCGCTTGTTCTTGTTCATCCCGGCCCAGAACAGGCTCTGCCCATCGTTGGCGAGCGGCCAGCGCTGATAGTCGAGGCCGCCGCCAATCTGGTCGAAGCGGATAACGTCGGCGCCGAGCTGGGCCAGCGTCATCCCGCCGAGCGGCGCGGCGACGAAGGCCGAGCCCTCGACAATGCGCAGACCGGAGAGGATTCCCGTCATCATGTCGTCACCCTCCATAGCGTGCCCGCCGCGCGCGATTCCGCCGGTTTCCCTTCCGCGCGACATCACGCGAACGCCGCGGGCGCCACTTCGAGCGCGGCCGCAAATCGCGACGGCCACGCCTCGCCGCGCGCTAGAAGCGGTCCTTCAGCTCGCGGGCCTTGGCGAAGATTGCGACCGGGTCGTCGGGCAACCCGGGATCGATCTTTTTCAGGCTCGCGCGCAGCTCGGCGCTATCGGTGCGCAGGAAGGGATTGAAGAGCTTCTCGTCGCCGATCGTCGAAGGGATCGTGAACTTGCCCTCGGCGCGCATCTTCTTCGCCCATTCGTACTTGGCCTTGAGCGCCGGATTGTTGGGCTCCAGCGTGAGCGCGAACTGCAGGTTCTTCTCGGTGTACTCGTGGCCGCAATAGACCTGGGTATCGTCGGGCAGCGCGGCGAGCTTCTTCAGCGAGGCCACCATCGTGTCGGCCTTGCCCTCGAACACCCGGCCGCATCCCGCGATGAACATCGTGTCGCCCGTGAACACGGCCTTGAGCTCCGGGAAGTAGTAGGCGATATGGCCGCTGGTGTGCGCGGGGATGCCGATGACGCGGCCGCGAATCGGGCCGACCGCGACCTCGTCGCCGTCGTCCACGCCGTCGGTGAGCGCGGGAATCCGCCCGCCCTCGGCACGCGCGCCGTACACCCGGAGCCCGGGGATGGCGCGCACGAGGTCCTCGTTGCCACCGACGTGGTCGGGATGCCAATGGGTGGGCAGCACGGCCACCAGCTTGAGCCCGCGGCGGCGGACCTCGGCGAGCACCTTGTCGGCTTCCGCGCAATCGACCACGCCGCACAGCTTGCTCGCGTCGTCGATCACCAGGTAGGCGTAATTGTCGGAGAGTTGGGGCACTGCAACGATCGCCATCGACCTGCTCCTTACTTAATGAAGATGCGCATCGCGCGCGCCCGCGCGGAGTCCGCCCGCGCCGTGGCGCGCGTCAGAGCCCGACGATACTGTAGCCCACGTCGACGTATACGGTCTGGCCGGTGACGCCGCTGGCGAGATCGCTCAGCAGCGCGGCGGCCATCTTGCCGACCTCCTCGGTCCTCATCGCGCGGCGCATCGGCGAGCGCTGCTCGACCTCGTGCGCCATCGCGAAGTAGTCGCGGATCGCCGAGGACGAGAGCGTGCGCGCGGGCGCCGCGCTGAGCGCGTTGATCCGGATATTTTTCGGCCCGAGGTCGATCGCGAGATAGCGCACGCAGGCCTCCAGCGCCGCCTTGGCCACGCCCATCACGTTGTAATTGGGCACCGCGCGCACCGCGCCGAGGTAGCTCAGGGTGACGATCGCGCCGCCGCCGCGCGCCTCCATCAGCGGCTCGGCCGCGCGCGCCAGAGAGACCAGCGAGTAGGCGCTGATGTCGAGCGCCTTGGCGAAGTTGGCGCGGCTGACGTTGAGGAAGCGGTCGCGCAAGTCCTCGCGCTCGGCGAACGCTATCGCGTGGACCAGCATGTCGAGCCCGCCCCAGCGTTCCCTGAGCGCCGCGAAGACCGCTGCGACCTGGGCGTCGTCGGTTACGTCGAGCTCGCCGACCACCGTTGCGCCGATTGAGTCGGCCAACGGGCGCACGCGCTTCTCCAAGACCTCGCCCTGGTAGGTCAGCGCGACCTCGGCGCCCTGCGCCCGCAGCTCCTGGGCGATCGCCCAAGCGAGACTCTTATCGTTGGCGACGCCGACCACCAGCGCGCGCTTGCCGTCCGCTATTCCCATCCGGCGGGCTCCTTGTTCGTTCGGTTGTGCGATGCTCGCGGTAACGCCCCGCCGCGCCCCCTCCGGCGTGCGCGGGTCCCGCTGCGACGAGCATAGCCAGCCCGCGGGCGTGGCTCAAAGCCCGTCAGAGCGAGATCTTCATCAAATCGGTCGCCATTTCCATCTCGATCTCGGGCGCGTGATCGAGCACTTCGCGGCCGAGATGGGTGAGCACCACCCGCTTGGCGCTGAAGCGGCTGCGGTTTTTGACGAGGTGCGGGTAGTTGAGATGGAAATCGAGGTGTTCGCTTTTGTAGTAGGTGCACTCGCACAGGAAGAGGTCGGCGCCGGCGCTGAGCGTGATCAGCTCGTCGGTCCAGCCGGTGTCGCCCGAGAACGCCACCGACTTGCCGGCCAGCGTCACGCGCAGCGCGAGCGAGACGTCGGGCTTCGTATGCGGCGTACGCACGCTGGTGACGCGCATCGGGCCCAGCCGCGCCTCGCGCCCGGGCTCGAGCACGACGTAGCGCAGCTTGCGCGCAAGCGGGCTGGTGTCCATCCGCGGGTACATGCTCTTGAACATCACTCGGGTGCGCTGTTCGAGCTTGCGCGGCCCCGCGATCGTCAACATCCGCCGGCGTGGACTCTCGTACAGGTACTCGAGCATCAGGAACGGCAGGCCCGCGAAGTGGTCGCCGTGGAGATGGCTGATCAGGACGTAGTCGATATCGGCGGGCGCAATCGCCGAGCGTTTGAGCGCGGTGAGCACACTGGGCCCGGCCTCCAACAGGACGACCGCGCCGCCGCCCTCGATCACATAGCCGGACTGGAAGCGGCCGCGGCTCGCAAATGCATCCCCCGCACCAAGGACTGTGACGTCCAACACGCCCACCGGCCCCAACATTAGCCGATCCGCCCGGTGGTCCGCTATGGTACTATCCAGCCAAACCGGCGGCGCCATAGTTGCGCTATGGCCAAGGGGAGTTTCACGTGAAACACGTCAAGATCGGGGTCGGTTTCGGGTTATGGCGGCTGGGGATGCCCACCGCCGAGACCATCGCGCACGTCGCCGAGAAAGCCGAAGAATGGGGCCTCGACTCCTTCTGGCTCTCCGACCATCTGCTCTCGCCCTCGCCCGAGCTCGACGTGGTCGCGACCTTGGCCGTCCTGGCCTCACGCACGACCCGGATCAAACTCGGCCCCAGCGTGCTGCTGCTCAACCTGCGCCATCCGCTGCTCGCGGCGAAGGCGTTCGCGACGCTCGACTACTACTCGCGGGGGCGGATGGTGATGGCGGTGGGGACGGGCGCGAACCTGACCGACTACGCCGTGACCGGCATCCCGGCCGAGGGGCGTGGGCGGCGGCTCGACGAGGGGATCGAGGTCCTGCGCAAGGTATGGACCGAGCCCAGGGCCAGCTACCACGGCCGCTATTACAACTTCGACGACGTGACCTTGGAGCCGCGTCCGGCGCGTCGCACCAACAACGACTCCGGCACCATCGACATCTGGGTCGGCGGCAAGTCGGACGCGGCGCTGCGGCGGACCGCGCGGCTTGCCGACGGCTATTTCGCCTCATTCCAGGCGCCCGAGGAGTTCGCGCGTAATATGGCGACGGTGCGCCGCTACGCCGCCGAGTGTGGCCGCGCCAACGCCCGCATCGAGTCGGGCCTGATCCTGCTCT from Candidatus Binataceae bacterium includes the following:
- a CDS encoding LLM class flavin-dependent oxidoreductase produces the protein MKHVKIGVGFGLWRLGMPTAETIAHVAEKAEEWGLDSFWLSDHLLSPSPELDVVATLAVLASRTTRIKLGPSVLLLNLRHPLLAAKAFATLDYYSRGRMVMAVGTGANLTDYAVTGIPAEGRGRRLDEGIEVLRKVWTEPRASYHGRYYNFDDVTLEPRPARRTNNDSGTIDIWVGGKSDAALRRTARLADGYFASFQAPEEFARNMATVRRYAAECGRANARIESGLILLCRLGASRERARQELEPVVRTLGRGGEQFLTRTLCGSPDDIIERLAEYIAVGLDKFVLWPVAEPQAWAGQVELIGREIATHYTRLAQAAA